A stretch of the Mustela lutreola isolate mMusLut2 chromosome 18, mMusLut2.pri, whole genome shotgun sequence genome encodes the following:
- the TEX15 gene encoding testis-expressed protein 15 isoform X2, whose product MRESGRHGRELEEHFCFLALPQNDVAEIYQNGISTRTSTLKILGNPLLGIYVFRHVDVALNYARSRSITVESIIIFKVLFGKVKKIQPSVDKNKVSLDPSPNFDCHMSRSIPSLKDTIELQAYNSAVYFYEYNVLSKPVDKPRQCLPYAILTVKFIGQKVDNGHLMTSLRFLSTGFPKRAERTCSLNNCTVAKRIGKGKDATVIFEHFRKPVDPFVQENCSCSAVNSEINPSNENISNSYGNVQNGNISIHETYSGQMEHNLAECRDTSQVHIYDSGLSFFPSDTRESVNGDFMLNLTQLKNVLSGLSAAFPLHNNIGSSTVITSKLIKDPRLMKREESIGKHNNITGLNKILPLEKSLDFNSEEHLSSTQNNSAFSSEVVPGDRSILTNCLDAPCFKVSFDDSQSQAQNWGSKNYDYTTPGKITMARQCKGQDNFSFPICLPNAISEVENQKHNEEKVQRSQQRGNISLLIEEEGEPRNSHKSVNTCTEGYSSHISQKSWSSNLETVYQTGQQMSTVFPLQKKESIRGYLQNIGKMRDFTSPEDNSEHGEKQILWKENDFTNEAKIRPVDNYISLHQEYKENESLCSFRKNCDQIPITQELEIPKSSAFTTKDKYDLDHLALELESNLTPRVESLSQKHSQPSLEYEDNIHTSFAISQKLMELKLEKPNQNSVNIMTNALQEAKDIPQDKELPNDRITSSHDIKTTHDNSDCSIAGEHTCVHENDPVSLENMQKDCRETFQNANKGQGHTLCCNAELYSDIHLNTDFKEQGDNDKENENEAKEEDTALSTENNRLDIYEDEKQGFRTDKNYAIIDERRENENYNNVEILSSEEFCTFNLTWGKRHVSTETTFLESEDTISAIKQKDSQNTSRSVEHLASTTLPKIAASSVHVASNAAVQITGDMVPTLGTNHEDHQRYQIKETCSSESLDVGLLVKHKVSDCEMDVDNNKFHDSFFQSVSDSRILQSCELENKIELGSELCDDVFLIQQNTPSHRNALYEEFGASYEALKSRIDWEGLLESNNGEREVLKSSRGRENNDQHYSEESNSSYSSTQKDKELFNPILLPDLQVKITNVFMPGFTPTFESPALEDNFCKNITKTKEPEMDEEEKLPGFEIYSQCSGEYSHHPCENESGNTSQESGLVSKSEISLSLDANHNTQGNHASEKQNSGPLLTEPSNVTALSNERSCSLTNSKTDCNDTRSKKDTGSRISKRKPNTPFRNENTAHKDLKHHEIYGKKRKLTDQDSSECFSSLSQGRIKTFSKSEKHIRSVLDILNSEASLCKSKRLSRKLDRAVLHLKKAHRRVHTSLQLIAKVGEKRKGPLPKSYAIICNNFWESCDLQGYSSVSERRYYSTKHFLSKRKYDRPGEKRALGFEVGKSLTHVSKHKSFKTSRERITECVSKKNVASSVSRSHTTIHVREFCEKEYPESQLALCSTPQSTSYSAYNKSSMKSLRSSELQPFSGKPGFLFSASCPDKLTKKNKIDTTFLSNISKYEKPEYHSANNKIKDLMKESNSETNKSINKSNSVSLNCIKENNVSFSRDKNYDATCITHTKVKTDIVISVLESNVKHFLNVDIYKPDNLILSGYKRNLEVTFPIEEWTAPTQSSKPGIIAGDMLMDPLNPTLITHKKYNSVPQLLTTTPVTASEGESSESYLDRQRTFSVDSFATSTNVPHCQPRCGGKECLKTEQWSSSNCFHIDENDSGVLENSELGLKLVTEESKSCRKKTMKKLFSNESSLLLKGNMKCSSSKKCMAKTDIQDRKMWKVKHAEKAKDSLHIKTMTEGFTATKYKNQKNKILEDSSYLCEKRIKNNVIDSHQIFEDITEVVSLNNTVSNHLSKREKEGEVKVSNNSQSDSALHSEIACNSKPHITGMNHRPVLHMHSQTSESSTEKKPASNVNGLKEKYCSADHSALIHRLAQILRRADETSSFQILQEETKACQSILPLFVEAFERKQECSHEQILISRELLVEQNLWNNCKHKLKPCAIDSLVELQMMLETIQFIENKKRLLGGEPTFRSLLWYDETLYGELLGRPRGFQQQSNFYPAFQGRLKYNAFCELQNYHDQLIELFEETKRENNSYYAFLKYKRQINECEAIMKHCSDCFDFSLSVPFTCGVNFGDSLGDLETLRKSTLKLIGMYGDSPKVDSYPGKQDHLWIIIEMISSKVNFIKNNEAVSIKISLYGLEHIFFDAAKSLVWKERRQSFSKKYSGKKDKEMLLKMNQYAFSKLKNIYDTLSKDLSSEQISNIGLENTETASRKSDDLINKATVNMEDCRFNSTLLSHPDICCVSEILDQAGFADSEKLEELTLRCIGHLEILKKYFQMLQEENIDHIFITEENVLDMVKNHNHGAIILKPAAIETYIEIVMLSETVHFLKNTMAKKLDKQRFRGMLWFDLSLLPELVCCQEKMAPFSFLKDNSTDCLWNVIETAISELKKDLDIIYKYSEGINCSYALHLLSRELAELSEIKKLLEMSKYSVSTYIDFVPYIASINYGSTMTELEYNYNQFSTLLKNIMAAPQKDLGKMAHIMKVMKTIEHMKIICAKNAELTISFILCQMLHNRKKTLQLKRKEKMNMHVKPRKSISKSSTFMKVPSISECIMKNVSNSSKKRSITVDKCEDSQEQEKNSTVSSCKKQKVDMKDVTEINREEATFKHPRTMRSHPKSPREIGATSSDNLKRNHVSQKKIEVERSLPDSLLPSKNLKDTCTSKPEDRIDLTNISSNTSKDLTGQQGNLSSMKKSNANFSAPETKTDKKACSSFTICEQRSVDGIFPKDCKMPSQRFLNPAEKFCPSDIKPGTEPDGSVLSKPVFRFVRDIPANIETNDTVFELQDYEILNSSIKNSACTNSSESRFNQDKSPILQVNKTQPEKTELKEKYMDTLSPSSIPLGASEDITLNVNQTAEYSFSEQQNNENPKVLTQNAAAYWNELPQAACAPICSSSAYAFGTSYPYYAWCVYHYSSSGGSSLTQTYRGITYEVQPPPPGMLTAIASTVQSSHSNLLYSQYFGYFAGERQASDFLPVNGYFQSQMPVPYNFQQPVFSQYAPHQSFPQPVYPYPPDSGVLPEVPWTYVPWQQEPFQPGH is encoded by the exons ATGCGTGAGAGTGGAAGACATGGCAGAGAACTTGAAGAACATTTCTGCTTTTTAGCACTTCCTCAGAATGATGTGGCTGAAATATATCAAAATGGGATAAGTACCAGAACATCTACATTGAAGATATTAGGAAATCCTCTTCTTGGAATTTATGTATTTAGACATGTTGATGTTGCTTTGAATTACGCTCGTAGTAGAAGCATTACTGTAgaaagtattataatttttaag gttctCTTTGGGAAAGTGAAGAAAATTCAGCCTTCGGTCGATAAAAACAAAGTTTCTTTGGACCCTTCTCCTAACTTTGATTGCCATATGTCCAGAAGCATACCTTCTCTGAAAGATACCATTGAGTTACAAGCCTACAATTCAGCG GTATACTTCTATGAATACAATGTTCTTTCAAAGCCAGTAGATAAACCTAGGCAGTGTCTTCCATATGCAATATTAACAGTAAAATTTATTGGTCAAAAAGTAGATAATGGACACCTTATGACATCTTTGAGATTCCTCTCAACTGGATTTCCTAAGAGGGCTG AAAGAACGTGCTCTCTGAATAACTGTACAGTGGCCAAAAgaattggaaaaggaaaagatgctACTGTCATCTTTGAGCATTTCAGGAAACCCGTAGATCCATTTGTTCAGGAAAACTGTTCTTGCAGTGCTGTAAATTCAGAGATAAATCCTtccaatgaaaatatttctaattcctACGGAAACgtacaaaatggaaacatttctatACATGAAACATACAGTGGACAGATGGAGCACAATTTAGCAGAATGTAGAGACACTTCTCAAGTACATATATATGATTCaggtctttcattttttcccagtgATACCAGAGAAAGTGTTAATGGGGACTTCATGTTAAATTTGACAcagcttaaaaatgttttaagtggtCTTTCTGCTGCTTTCCCCCTTCATAACAATATTGGCTCAAGCACAGTTATTACTTCAAAACTCATTAAAGACCCAAGACtgatgaaaagagaagaaagcataggAAAACATAATAATATTACAGGTTTAAATAAGATTTTGCCACTTGAGAAGAGTTTAGATTTTAATTCAGAAGAACACCTATCATCTACGCAAAATAATTCTGCCTTCTCATCTGAAGTTGTGCCTGGTGATCGTTCTATTCTTACTAATTGTTTGGACGCCCCTTGCTTCAAAGTTTCTTTTGATGATTCACAGTCACAGGCTCAGAACTGGGGCTCTAAGAACTATGATTATACAACTCCCGGTAAAATTACCATGGCAAGACAGTGTAAGGGCCAAGACAATTTTTCCTTCCCAATATGTTTGCCAAATGCAATTTCAGAAGTTGAGAACCAAAAACACAATGAGGAAAAAGTCCAGAGATCCCAGCAGAGAGGCAACATCTCACTTTTAATTGAAGAAGAAGGTGAACCACGTAACTCTCACAAATCAGTGAATACTTGTACAGAAGGGTACAGTAGTCACATCTCTCAGAAATCATGGTCTTCTAATTTAGAAACTGTATATCAGACTGGTCAACAAATGTCTACAGTTTTTCCTCTCCAAAAGAAGGAAAGCATACGTGGGTACCTTcaaaatattgggaaaatgaGAGACTTCACTAGTCCAGAGGATAATTCTGAACATGGAGAAAAGCAAATTTTgtggaaagaaaatgattttactAATGAAGCAAAAATCAGACCAGTAGATAATTACATTTCTTTGCACCAAGAATACAAAGAGAATGAGAGTCTTTGTTCTTTCAGAAAAAATTGTGATCAAATACCAATTACTCAAGAATTAGAAATACCAAAATCTTCTGCATTTACCACAAAGGATAAATATGACCTAGATCATCTAGCATTGGAATTAGAAAGTAATCTTACTCCAAGAGTGGAGAGCCTTTCACAAAAACATTCTCAACCCTCTTTGGAGTATGAAGATAACATTCATACAAGTTTTGCAATTTCTCAAAAACTAATGGAACTAAAATTGgaaaaaccaaatcaaaacagTGTTAACATTATGACAAATGCTCTTCAAGAAGCAAAAGACATTCCTCAGGACAAAGAATTGCCAAATGATAGAATTACTTCATCTCACGACATTAAAACAACTCATGACAATTCAGATTGTAGCATAGCTGGTGAACATACATGTGTCCATGAAAATGATCCAGTGTCACTAGAGAACATGCAAAAAGACTGCAGAGAAACTTTTCAAAATGCTAATAAAGGTCAAGGTCATACTCTGTGCTGTAATGCAGAGTTGTACAGTGATATACACCTGAATACTGATTTTAAAGAACAAGGAgacaatgataaagaaaatgaaaatgaggctAAAGAGGAAGACACTGCTTTGTCTACAGAAAACAACAGACTAGATATATATGAAGATGAGAAGCAGGGTTTTCGTACAGACAAAAATTATGCCATTATAGATGAAAGAAGGGAGAATGAAAATTACAATAATGTAGAAATTCTGAGTTCTGAAGAATTTTGTACATTTAATTTGACTTGGGGGAAAAGACATGTATCAACAGAAACTACATTTTTAGAAAGTGAAGATACTATCAGTGCCATAAAACAGAAAGATTCTCAAAATACAAGCAGAAGTGTAGAGCATTTGGCTTCCACAACACTTCCCAAAATTGCAGCATCTTCAGTGCATGTAGCCTCAAATGCTGCAGTACAGATAACTGGTGATATGGTACCTACATTAGGCACAAATCATGAAGATCACCAAAGATACCAGATTAAAGAAACTTGTTCTTCTGAGAGTCTAGATGTTGGTCTGTTGGTAAAACATAAGGTTTCTGATTGTGAAATGGATGTGGATAACAATAAATTTCATGACTCATTTTTTCAGTCAGTAAGTGACAGCCGCATTCTTCAGAGTTGTGAATTGGAAAATAAGATTGAATTGGGATCAGAACTGTGTGATGATGTTTTTCTAATTCAACAAAATACTCCTAGCCATAGAAATGCTCTATATGAAGAATTTGGGGCCTCATATGAGGCTTTAAAGTCTCGTATTGATTGGGAAGGTCTGTTGGAAAGCAATAATGGGGAGAGGGAAGTTTTGAAAAGCTCCAGAGGAAGGGAGAATAATGATCAACATTACTCTGAGGAAAGTAATTCTTCCTATTCCTCCacacaaaaggacaaagaacTCTTCAATCCAATTTTACTTCCAGATTTACAAGTGAAAATCACTAATGTATTTATGCCAGGATTCACTCCAACTTTTGAATCCCCTGCATTAGAAGATAATTTTTGCAAAAACATAACTAAAACCAAAGAACCAGAAATGGATGAGGAGGAGAAATTGCCAGGATTTGAAATCTATTCCCAGTGTTCTGGTGAATATTCACATCACCCATGTGAAAATGAATCTGGTAATACAAGCCAAGAATCAGGACTAGTGAGTAAATCTGAAATCTCACTTTCTCTTGATGCAAATCACAATACACAAGGAAATCAtgcttctgaaaaacaaaacagtggacCTCTGCTTACAGAGCCCTCTAATGTCACAGCATTAAGTAATGAAAGAAGTTGTTCCTTGACAAATTCAAAAACTGATTGTAATGATACTAGAAGTAAAAAGGACACAGGATCAAGAATTAGtaaaagaaagccaaatacaCCTTTCAGAAATGAGAACACAGCACATAAGGATTTAAAACATCATGAAATTTACggaaagaagaggaagctaaCCGATCAAGACTCATCTGaatgtttttcttcattatcCCAAGGGcgaattaaaacattttcaaagtcaGAAAAACACATTAGGAGTGTCCTAGATATTCTAAATAGTGAAGCATCTTTATGCAAAAGCAAACGTCTTTCCAGAAAACTTGACAGAGCtgttcttcacttaaaaaaagcTCATAGGAGAGTTCACACATCTTTGCAACTTATAGCAaaagtaggagaaaaaagaaaaggcccaTTACCAAAATCATATGCAATAATATGCAATAATTTCTGGGAAAGTTGTGACCTTCAAGGTTATAGCTCTGTGTCTGAAAGAAGATATtattctactaaacattttttgtcaaaaagaaaatatgacaggCCAGGAGAGAAAAGAGCTTTGGGATTTGAAGTGGGTAAATCATTAACTCATGTATCAAAGCACAAGTCTTTCAAAACAAGTAGAGAGAGAATCACAGAGTGCGTTTCTAAGAAAAATGTAGCTAGCAGTGTCTCCAGAAGTCACACCACTATTCATGTGAGAGAATTTTGTGAGAAGGAGTATCCTGAATCACAGTTAGCCCTGTGCTCTACACCCCAAAGTACGAGTTATTCAGCTTATAACAAGAGCAGTATGAAAAGTCTGAGATCATCAGAACTTCAGCCATTTTCTGGAAaacctgggtttttgttttccgCATCCTGCCCAGATAAActaactaaaaaaaacaaaattgacacAACATTTTTATCTAACATCAGTAAATATGAAAAGCCTGAGTACCATtcagcaaataataaaattaaggatCTAATGAAAGAAAGTAATTCTGAgactaataaatcaataaataagagtAATTCAGTATCTTTAAAttgcataaaagaaaataatgtaagttTTAGCAGAGACAAAAATTATGATGCAACTTGTATAACGCACACAAAGGTAAAAACTGACATAGTTATTTCAGTTTTAGAATCAAATGTGAAGCACTTTTTAAATGTTGATATCTATAAACCAGATAACCTTATTTTATCTGGTTATAAAAGAAACTTGGAAGTAACCTTTCCTATTGAAGAATGGACAGCTCCCACTCAGAGCTCCAAACCAGGCATTATTGCAGGAGACATGCTTATGGACCCATTAAATCCAACTCTGATAACCCACAAAAAGTATAACAGTGTTCCTCAATTGTTAACAACCACTCCAGTGACAGCTAGTGAAGGAGAATCTTCAGAATCTTATTTGGATAGACAGAGAACTTTTTCTGTCGATTCTTTTGCAACATCCACTAATGTACCACACTGTCAGCCACGATGTGGTGGAAAGGAGTGTCTAAAAACAGAACAGTGGTCTTCAAGTAATTGTTTCCATATAGATGAGAATGACTCAGGTGTTCTTGAGAATTCTGAGTTGGGTCTCAAATTAGTAACCGAAGAAAGTAAAAGTTgtaggaaaaaaacaatgaagaaactATTTTCCAATGAAAGTTCTTTGCTCTTAAAAGGTAATATGAAGTGTTCCTCTTCAAAAAAATGTATGGCAAAGACAGACATTCAGGACAGAAAAATGTGGAAAGTTAAACATGCAGAAAAGGCAAAAGATTCACTTCACATAAAAACCATGACTGAAGGATTCACTGCTACTAAgtacaaaaaccaaaagaataagaTCTTAGAAGATTCCTCCTACTTATgtgagaaaagaattaaaaataatgtgattGATTCTCATCAAATCTTTGAAGATATTACTGAGGTAGTCTCTTTGAATAACACAGTTTCTAATCATCttagcaaaagagagaaagaaggggaagttAAAGTTAGTAATAACTCTCAGTCTGACTCTGCATTGCATTCAGAAATAGCTTGTAATTCCAAACCACACATTACAGGAATGAATCATAGGCCTGTTTTACATATGCACTCTCAAACCTCTGAATCCTCTACTGAGAAGAAACCTGCATCAAACGTgaatggattaaaagaaaaatactgctcAGCTGATCATTCAGCTCTTATACATAGGCTAGCTCAAATTTTGAGAAGGGCAGATGAAACATCATCTTTTCAGATTCTACAGGAAGAAACTAAGGCTTGTCAAAGTATTCTCCCATTATTTGTTGAAGcttttgaaagaaaacaagaatgttCTCATGAACAAATCTTGATTTCAAGAGAACTGTTGGTAGAACAAAACCTGTGGAATAATTgcaaacacaaattaaaaccatgtgCTATTGACTCCTTGGTGGAACTCCAAATGATGCTGGAAACTATTCAAttcattgaaaacaaaaaaaggctCTTAGGAGGTGAGCCAACTTTCCGAAGCTTGCTTTGGTATGATGAAACATTGTATGGTGAGCTGCTTGGTAGACCACGTGGATTTCAACAACAATCCAATTTCTATCCTGCTTTTCAAGGAAGGTTAAAATATAATGCATTCTGTGAGTTGCAAAACTATCACGATCAGCTAATTGAATTGTTTGAAGAAACCAAAAGGGAAAACAATTCATACTATGCATTCTTAAAATACAAACGGCAGATTAATGAATGTGAAGCAATAATGAAGCATTGTTCTGATTGCTttgacttttctctttctgttccattTACCTGTGGAGTTAACTTTGGAGATAGTTTAGGAGACCTAGAAACCTTAAGAAAAAGTACTTTAAAGCTGATTGGTATGTATGGGGACTCTCCTAAAGTTGATTCCTATCCAGGAAAACAAGATCATTTGTGGATTATCATAGAAATGATCTCctcaaaagttaattttattaagaaCAATGAGGCAGTAAGTATTAAGATATCTCTTTATGGTCTGGAACATATCTTTTTTGATGCTGCAAAAAGTCTTGTTTGGAAAGAAAGGAGACAGTCTTTCAGCAAAAAATACTCAGGAAAGAAGGATAAAGAAATGCTACTCAAAATGAATCAGTATGCTTTTTCTaagttgaaaaatatatatgatacgTTGTCTAAAGATTTAAGCAGTGAACAAATTTCCAACATTGGGCTTGAGAATACTGAGACTGCTTCCAGAAAGTCAGATGACCTAATAAACAAAGCTACAGTTAACATGGAAGACTGTAGGTTTAACAGTACTTTGCTTTCACACCCAGATATCTGTTGTGTTAGTGAAATATTGGATCAGGCTGGATTTGCAGACTCTGAGAAATTGGAGGAACTCACTTTGAGATGTATTGGACacctagaaattttaaaaaaatactttcagatgCTGCAAGAAGAGAACATAGATCATATTTTTAtcacagaagaaaatgttttggaCATGGTGAAAAACCACAACCATGGAGCCATAATTTTAAAACCTGCAGCCATTGAAACCTATATTGAAATTGTCATGCTTTCAGAAACTGTTCACTTTCTTAAAAACACAATGGCAAAGAAACTAGACAAACAGAGGTTTCGAGGTATGCTTTGGTTTGATTTGTCACTTCTTCCTGAGTTGGTTTGCTGCCAAGAAAAAATggctcctttttcatttcttaaagataACTCAACAGATTGCCTTTGGAATGTCATAGAGACTGCTATTTCTGAACTTAAAAAAGATCTggatattatttacaaatatagtGAAGGGATTAATTGTTCATACGCTCTTCATTTGCTCTCAAGAGAACTTGCAgaactttcagaaataaaaaaacttctaGAGATGTCCAAGTATTCCGTTTCTACATATATTGACTTTGTGCCATATATAGCATCCATAAATTACGGAAGCACTATGACAGAGTTAGAATACAACTACAATCAGTTTTCTACACTGCTCAAAAATATAATGGCTGCCCCTCAGAAAGATTTAGGGAAAATGGCTCATATTATGAAAGTCATGAAAACTATTGAACATATGAAGATAATATGTGCTAAAAATGCTGAATTAACCATTTCCTTTATTCTGTGCCAAATGCTACATAACAGAAAGAAGACTTTACaactgaagagaaaagaaaaaatgaatatgcaTGTGAAACCTAGGAAGAGTATCAGTAAATCTAGTACTTTTATGAAAGTGCCCTCAATTTCAGAGTGCATAatgaaaaatgtttcaaattcCTCTAAAAAACGATCTATCACTGTAGACAAATGTGAAGACTCTCaggaacaagagaaaaacagtacTGTTTCCAGCTGTAAAAAACAAAAG GTTGACATGAAAGATGTAACAGAAATCAACAGAGAAGAGGCAACATTCAAGCATCCAAG GACCATGAGATCTCATCCCAAAAGTCCACGCGAAATAGGAGCAACTTCATCTGACAATCTGAAAAGAAACCATGTATCTCAAAAAAAGATTGAGGTGGAAAGATCACTACCTGACTCACTCTTACCTTCAAAGAACTTAAAAGACACTTGCACATCAAAGCCAGAGGACAGAATAGACTTAACTAATATTTCATCTAATACTTCGAAAGACCTCACTGGACAACAGGGAAACTTAAGTAGCATGAAGAAAAGCAATGCGAATTTTAGTGCTCCTGAAACAAAAACTGATAAGAAAGCTTGTTCTTCTTTCACAATTTGTGAACAAAGAAGTGTAGATGGCATATTTCCAAAAGACTGCAAGATGCCTTCACAGAGATTTCTTAATCCTGCAGAGAAATTTTGTCCCTCAGACATAAAACCAGGAACTGAGCCTGATGGATCAGTGCTCTCAAAGCCTGTTTTCCGTTTTGTTAGGGACATCCCTGCCAATATAGAAACAAATGACACTGTCTTTGAACTTCAAGATTATGAAATATTAAATTCTTCTATTAAAAATTCTGCATGCACCAATTCTTCAGAATCCAGATTTAATCAGGACAAATCTCCTATTCTgcaagtaaataaaacacagcCTGAAAAAACTGAGTTAAAAGAGAAATACATGGATACCTTGAGTCCCAGTTCTATACCTCTAGGAGCATCTGAGGACATAACCCTTAATGTAAATCAAACAGCAGAATACTCTTTTTCTGaacaacaaaataatgaaaatccgAAAGTCCTAACTCAAAATGCTGCAGCATATTGGAATGAACTTCCACAGGCTGCATGTGCTCCAATATGTAGTTCTTCGGCGTATGCATTTGGAACTTCATATCCTTACTACGCTTGGTGTGTTTACCATTACAGCAGCAGTGGCGGCAGTTCCCTTACCCAGACATATCGTGGGATAACATATGAAGTACAGCCACCTCCTCCTGGGATGTTGACTGCAATTGCAAGTACAGTTCAAAGTTCACATTCTAATCTTTTATACTCTCAATATTTTGGTTACTTCGCTGGGGAGCGACAAGCAAGTGACTTTCTGCCAGTGAATGGGTATTTTCAATCTCAAATGCCTGTTCCTTACAATTTTCAGCAGCCAGTTTTTTCACAGTATGCTCCCCATCAGTCATTCCCACAACCTGTATACCCTTACCCTCCTGATTCAGGTGTGCTTCCAGAAGTTCCATGGACTTATG ttccgTGGCAACAAGAACCTTTTCAGCCAGGACATTGA